Proteins encoded by one window of Cyanobium sp. NS01:
- a CDS encoding N-6 DNA methylase yields MAGTGGRTTLRVTSNRPCPCCGSGGLLVKCEIAMEESVRCSNGAAIAPLKLFGQEYVPETWAMANMNMIIHDMEGQIEIGDTFKNPKFRNQAGKLRTFDRVVANPMWNQDWFTEADYDSDEFDRFPPGAGFPGKSSADWGWVQHMHASLKANGRAAVVLDTGAASRGSGNAGSNKEKTVRQWFVENDVIESVLYLPENLFYNTTAPGIVLFLNKAKETERQGKVFLVNASKMFEKGDPKNFIPEGGIQRIADTLISWQEEEKLSRIVEHDELKKNDYNISPSRFIHTSDAETYRPISEIVEELDDIEAEARDTDKALKEILEKIGI; encoded by the coding sequence GGGTCCGGCGGCCTGCTGGTGAAATGCGAGATCGCCATGGAAGAGAGCGTGCGGTGCTCGAACGGAGCCGCCATTGCACCACTGAAATTGTTCGGCCAGGAGTATGTGCCCGAAACCTGGGCGATGGCCAACATGAACATGATCATCCATGACATGGAGGGTCAGATCGAGATTGGCGACACATTCAAGAACCCGAAGTTCCGCAACCAGGCAGGCAAGCTGCGCACGTTCGATCGCGTTGTGGCCAATCCGATGTGGAACCAGGACTGGTTCACGGAGGCCGACTATGACAGCGACGAATTCGACCGCTTTCCACCGGGGGCCGGGTTCCCGGGAAAGTCGTCGGCGGACTGGGGTTGGGTGCAGCACATGCACGCCAGCCTCAAGGCCAACGGCCGCGCCGCCGTGGTGCTCGACACCGGCGCCGCCTCCCGCGGCTCGGGCAATGCGGGCTCCAACAAGGAAAAGACTGTGCGCCAGTGGTTCGTGGAGAACGACGTGATTGAGAGCGTGCTCTACCTGCCTGAAAACCTCTTCTACAACACCACGGCTCCGGGCATCGTGCTGTTCCTGAACAAGGCCAAGGAAACGGAGCGCCAGGGCAAGGTGTTCCTGGTGAACGCCAGCAAGATGTTCGAAAAGGGGGATCCCAAGAATTTCATCCCTGAGGGTGGCATCCAGCGAATTGCCGACACCCTGATCAGCTGGCAGGAGGAGGAGAAACTCAGCCGCATCGTGGAGCATGACGAGCTGAAGAAGAACGACTACAACATTTCCCCAAGCCGTTTCATTCACACCAGCGACGCCGAAACCTACCGGCCCATCTCGGAGATCGTTGAGGAGCTGGATGATATCGAAGCCGAGGCGCGCGACACGGACAAGGCGCTGAAGGAAATTCTGGAGAAAATCGGAATATGA
- a CDS encoding restriction endonuclease subunit S, whose product MDGKPYPLPETWSDSTINRVIVKTKLRDPRKIPDEVFQYVDVSAVSNTSFKITSATPTLGAEAPSRARKSIQTDDVLFATVRPTLRRVALVPPELDGAIASTGYCVLRCDKAKAEPGFLYSFLVTDHFNARMAGLERGASYPAVRDSDVMASWFPLPPLPEQKKIAHIISTVQRAIEMQERIIQTTTEMKKALMHKLFTEGIRHEPQKQTDIGPIPESWEVIPLGEFFQVKHGFAFDGEFFKPSGDYILMTPGHFHEEGGFRDQREKTKFFTGDIPQDYVLAKDDLVVAMTEQKSGLLGSAAFVPEGNRYLHNQRLGLIVDLDTERLSKQCLFHIFNLPHLRVEVAKTSTGSKVKHTSPTKLRAVKVGIPPTVDEQEEIASALSATQQKINVAANKKAQLQVLFRTLLHELMAAKIRVNSLMFNPEANT is encoded by the coding sequence ATGGACGGCAAACCCTATCCGCTTCCCGAGACTTGGTCGGATTCGACCATCAACAGAGTCATTGTCAAAACCAAGCTGCGCGATCCACGAAAGATACCCGACGAGGTTTTTCAATACGTCGATGTCTCGGCTGTCTCCAACACATCTTTCAAAATTACGAGCGCTACGCCCACACTTGGCGCTGAAGCTCCAAGCAGAGCACGAAAATCAATTCAAACTGACGATGTTCTGTTTGCGACAGTTCGCCCGACACTAAGGCGAGTTGCGTTGGTTCCCCCCGAACTCGACGGGGCAATTGCCAGCACCGGATACTGTGTTTTGCGGTGCGACAAGGCGAAGGCGGAACCGGGTTTCCTCTACTCGTTTCTGGTCACCGACCACTTCAACGCTCGGATGGCAGGATTGGAGCGTGGTGCGAGTTATCCGGCGGTCCGCGATTCAGACGTAATGGCGTCTTGGTTCCCGCTCCCCCCACTCCCCGAACAGAAGAAGATCGCGCACATCATTTCGACAGTGCAGCGGGCGATCGAAATGCAGGAGCGGATTATTCAGACCACCACCGAGATGAAAAAGGCTCTCATGCACAAGCTCTTCACCGAAGGCATCCGCCACGAACCCCAGAAGCAAACGGATATCGGTCCTATCCCCGAAAGCTGGGAGGTGATACCGCTTGGCGAATTCTTCCAAGTTAAGCATGGCTTCGCTTTCGACGGCGAGTTCTTCAAGCCGTCAGGCGACTACATTCTGATGACCCCCGGCCACTTTCACGAGGAAGGTGGCTTCCGCGACCAAAGGGAGAAGACCAAGTTTTTCACTGGCGACATTCCCCAGGATTATGTCCTGGCCAAAGACGATCTCGTGGTGGCGATGACAGAGCAAAAATCAGGTCTACTTGGCAGCGCGGCGTTCGTTCCGGAGGGCAACCGCTATCTCCACAATCAACGACTCGGACTAATCGTCGACTTGGACACAGAACGCCTGAGCAAGCAGTGTCTCTTCCACATCTTCAACCTTCCACACCTGCGAGTTGAAGTCGCAAAGACCTCCACTGGATCCAAGGTGAAGCACACCTCCCCAACGAAACTCCGAGCCGTCAAAGTCGGGATTCCGCCCACAGTGGACGAGCAGGAGGAGATCGCTTCAGCACTTTCGGCGACTCAGCAGAAAATCAACGTCGCAGCGAACAAGAAGGCCCAACTCCAAGTCCTCTTCCGCACCCTACTTCACGAACTGATGGCTGCAAAGATTCGGGTGAATTCTCTCATGTTTAATCCTGAGGCAAACACATGA